The following coding sequences are from one Leptolyngbya sp. NIES-3755 window:
- a CDS encoding putative ABC transporter ATP-binding protein (similar to AA sequence:cyanobase_aa:NIES39_B01050), with protein sequence MKHKERSTLTNPVTSLPGSPPRKIGKLKGKWNFSPIFWALMIGILIVLIGLPVFWLIVRSVSVPQVGGFTLQNYLKVFQSSRLIQAVGNSLILATGTGIMSVAIGVPMAWMITRTNIPTRGLLRTLLLVAFTTPHFLGGIAWILLAAPNSGWLNRVFVSLTGAAQGPLNIYSMWGAIFVVGIYSYPYAFLLTSSALEFVSSELEDAATILGAGKFTTMFRITLPLVLPSILSGFLLSFLEAIALFGSPTLILVPARVPIITTEIWQQFQFPPNVELASAFSMSLIVITLVLLWVQRRLLANKGYTTLTGKGGRKRLIDVGHWRWAFLGFCLFVSTLSLFLPFYMLLRTSLSKAWGQPFALSNLTLQWYQDVLFRLPFTRLSIINTLTYSAAAALFAMVVGIAIAYIVTHRLVKGWRILGFLPMIPLAIPGIVIAVGIFAAYSRPPIVLFGTGLILIVAYTTRFVPIAFSNASDIFKSINPEMELAARNLGATQIQTVQQITVPLVKRGLIGGFILVFILSVRELSCAILLFSNNTQVMATVLFDLVTEGSFERVAALGVVMLVLVFGAVGLAYRLLGEDFMLEKS encoded by the coding sequence ATGAAACACAAGGAGCGATCGACGTTGACAAATCCAGTAACAAGCCTTCCAGGTTCGCCACCCCGCAAAATCGGCAAACTCAAAGGCAAGTGGAACTTTTCCCCAATCTTTTGGGCACTGATGATTGGTATTTTGATTGTACTGATCGGGTTGCCTGTGTTCTGGCTGATTGTACGGAGTGTTTCTGTTCCCCAAGTGGGTGGCTTTACGCTGCAAAACTATCTCAAAGTGTTTCAGAGTTCGCGACTGATCCAAGCAGTGGGTAATTCGCTGATTCTGGCAACGGGCACTGGGATTATGAGTGTCGCGATCGGGGTTCCGATGGCGTGGATGATCACTCGCACGAATATCCCCACACGAGGCTTGCTGCGAACATTATTGTTAGTTGCATTCACGACTCCACATTTCTTAGGTGGGATTGCTTGGATTTTGTTAGCGGCTCCTAATTCTGGTTGGCTGAATCGTGTGTTTGTCAGCCTTACTGGAGCGGCTCAAGGTCCATTAAACATCTATTCGATGTGGGGTGCGATCTTTGTAGTGGGCATTTATAGTTATCCGTATGCGTTTTTGCTCACCAGTTCTGCACTAGAATTTGTCTCTTCTGAGCTAGAAGATGCAGCAACAATTTTGGGTGCTGGAAAGTTCACCACGATGTTTCGGATCACTTTGCCGTTAGTGTTGCCTTCGATTTTATCGGGGTTTCTGTTGTCGTTTTTGGAAGCGATCGCGCTTTTCGGTTCTCCGACTCTAATCTTAGTCCCCGCTAGAGTTCCAATCATCACAACTGAGATTTGGCAACAGTTTCAGTTCCCTCCAAATGTTGAGTTGGCTTCTGCATTCTCAATGTCGCTGATTGTGATTACGCTGGTTTTACTATGGGTACAGCGGCGATTGTTAGCCAATAAAGGCTATACCACTCTGACTGGAAAAGGCGGACGCAAGCGATTAATTGATGTTGGACATTGGCGTTGGGCATTCCTCGGATTCTGCCTATTTGTGTCCACGCTGTCTTTGTTCTTGCCATTTTATATGTTGCTTAGAACATCACTGTCGAAAGCTTGGGGACAACCGTTTGCACTCTCGAATCTAACTTTGCAGTGGTATCAGGATGTCTTGTTCCGATTGCCGTTTACTAGACTATCGATCATTAATACCTTGACCTATTCCGCAGCAGCAGCATTGTTCGCGATGGTCGTTGGAATTGCGATCGCATACATCGTGACGCATCGATTGGTTAAAGGTTGGCGCATTCTCGGATTCCTACCCATGATTCCGTTAGCCATTCCAGGCATTGTGATTGCAGTCGGTATCTTTGCGGCTTATTCTCGTCCGCCGATCGTGCTATTCGGAACCGGATTGATTTTGATTGTGGCGTATACGACTCGATTTGTCCCGATCGCGTTTTCTAATGCGAGTGACATTTTCAAAAGTATCAATCCCGAAATGGAGCTTGCCGCACGAAATCTGGGAGCAACGCAGATTCAGACGGTGCAACAGATTACAGTGCCTTTAGTCAAACGCGGTTTGATTGGTGGATTTATTCTCGTCTTTATCTTGTCAGTGCGGGAATTAAGCTGTGCCATTCTCTTGTTTAGTAACAATACACAGGTCATGGCAACCGTGCTGTTTGACTTAGTAACCGAAGGTAGCTTTGAGCGAGTTGCGGCATTGGGTGTTGTGATGTTGGTGCTGGTCTTTGGTGCAGTTGGACTGGCGTATCGCTTGCTCGGTGAAGACTTCATGCTAGAAAAATCTTAG
- a CDS encoding spermidine/putrescine ABC transporter ATPase subunit (similar to AA sequence:cyanobase_aa:Aazo_3930), with product MASIILDNLTKYFGQNTAVDRINLDVADGELIALLGPSGCGKTTTLRMLAGFVSPDDGQILVDGRAISTKQRTVPPERRNMSMIFQSYAIWSHKTVFENVAFGLELRQMSRSEIRSRVTRALEITHLHRLADRYPSQLSGGQQQRVALARAIVIEPQILLLDEPLSNLDASLRDEMRNEIRRIHDETGLTTVYVTHDQGEALVLSDRIVVMSDGRIQQAGTPEEIYETPATEFVARFIGRCNVLPGTLTRSQQVDVGGVLIAADDLAPGVSLGQDVALSVRPHSIVLDPIECPTDDVRMNCFIASVEHQDYFGEFREYQVRIANSNVCLSVVTSPNVRHRVGDQMYLSIPKEHCRVVPLTARSTERSNQFAMTA from the coding sequence ATGGCATCCATTATATTGGACAATCTGACAAAGTATTTTGGTCAGAATACAGCCGTCGATCGCATTAATCTAGATGTGGCAGATGGCGAATTGATTGCGCTTTTGGGTCCTTCAGGCTGTGGGAAAACGACGACTTTGCGAATGTTAGCGGGGTTTGTTTCTCCCGATGACGGTCAAATTCTGGTCGATGGTCGGGCGATTTCAACCAAGCAGCGAACCGTTCCACCAGAGCGGCGCAACATGTCGATGATCTTCCAAAGCTATGCGATTTGGTCACATAAGACTGTGTTTGAGAATGTTGCGTTTGGCTTAGAACTCCGCCAGATGAGCCGTTCAGAAATTCGATCGAGAGTGACAAGAGCATTGGAAATCACCCATCTGCATCGACTTGCCGATCGCTATCCCTCTCAACTTTCGGGCGGACAACAACAACGAGTTGCCTTAGCTCGTGCGATCGTCATTGAGCCGCAAATTCTCTTACTCGATGAACCATTGTCGAACTTAGATGCTAGTCTGCGTGATGAAATGCGGAATGAGATTCGCCGAATTCACGATGAAACAGGACTAACAACCGTTTACGTAACACACGATCAAGGAGAAGCATTAGTGTTATCCGATCGCATTGTGGTCATGTCCGACGGTCGAATTCAGCAAGCGGGAACCCCTGAAGAGATTTACGAAACGCCTGCGACTGAATTTGTAGCGCGGTTCATTGGTCGGTGTAATGTTCTGCCTGGAACTTTAACGCGATCGCAGCAAGTGGATGTGGGTGGCGTACTGATTGCAGCGGACGATCTAGCTCCAGGAGTGAGCCTTGGTCAAGATGTTGCGCTTAGTGTTCGTCCACACTCGATCGTCCTTGATCCGATCGAGTGTCCGACCGATGATGTTCGGATGAATTGCTTTATTGCATCGGTTGAACATCAAGATTACTTTGGTGAATTCCGAGAGTATCAAGTTCGGATTGCAAATAGTAATGTGTGTTTGAGTGTGGTCACTTCTCCGAATGTGCGGCATCGAGTGGGCGATCAGATGTATCTTTCCATTCCGAAAGAGCATTGTCGCGTTGTGCCCTTGACGGCTCGATCGACAGAACGAT
- a CDS encoding brachyspira iron ABC transporter (BIT) family, iron-binding protein (similar to AA sequence:cyanobase_aa:CYA_2782): MDELFSRLSRRKFILIAGSTALATTVLKGCASDTTSQSGSPTSGATVQPVVDGNNESALYEAAKKEGKLVYYTVFFNQDIVNEIGAAFTKKYPGIQFEGTRKVAGTLFQQLNQEMQSGVKNCDVFGTTDMGQMLQLQSEGKLSQYEPVGKDQMLPEFRNLNPENLYQTGALIPIVIGYNTQKIKADQAPKGWKDLLDPKFKDQIATGSGVASGQVGTWALAMDQKFGWDNYFPQFNQLNPKLGRSINDAVSDVVSGERAIGIVTLGQTLTAKGKGNPVDVIYPSEGAVIVVGPIGILKDAPRPNAARLFMNFLMSQEYAELVAKYNEQPLRAGVKVADARPISEMSPIIPTPAQIQAGIPEIRNKWRDKFGA; encoded by the coding sequence ATGGACGAATTGTTTTCGAGACTTTCACGCCGGAAATTCATTCTGATTGCTGGATCGACAGCATTAGCAACAACGGTACTCAAAGGATGTGCTTCTGATACGACATCCCAATCAGGAAGCCCAACTTCTGGCGCGACCGTTCAACCTGTTGTGGACGGAAATAATGAATCTGCACTCTATGAAGCAGCGAAAAAAGAAGGGAAATTGGTTTATTATACCGTTTTCTTTAATCAAGATATTGTAAATGAAATCGGTGCAGCATTTACTAAGAAATATCCAGGGATTCAGTTTGAAGGAACTCGTAAAGTTGCTGGCACTTTGTTTCAACAATTGAATCAGGAAATGCAATCAGGCGTGAAGAATTGCGATGTATTTGGCACAACGGATATGGGTCAAATGCTGCAACTTCAATCCGAAGGGAAGCTTTCACAATATGAACCTGTCGGCAAGGATCAAATGTTGCCTGAATTCCGCAATTTGAATCCTGAAAACCTTTATCAAACTGGGGCATTAATCCCGATCGTGATTGGCTATAACACGCAAAAAATCAAAGCCGATCAAGCTCCAAAAGGCTGGAAAGACCTACTCGATCCGAAGTTCAAAGACCAAATTGCAACCGGAAGCGGGGTCGCGAGTGGACAAGTCGGAACTTGGGCGCTGGCGATGGATCAGAAATTTGGCTGGGACAATTATTTTCCGCAGTTCAATCAACTGAATCCGAAATTAGGTCGATCGATTAACGATGCTGTGTCTGATGTCGTCTCTGGGGAACGTGCGATCGGAATCGTAACATTAGGGCAAACCCTGACGGCAAAAGGAAAAGGCAATCCGGTCGATGTGATTTATCCAAGCGAAGGAGCGGTGATTGTCGTGGGACCGATCGGGATTCTCAAAGATGCGCCTCGACCGAATGCGGCTCGATTGTTCATGAACTTCCTCATGAGCCAGGAATATGCAGAATTGGTGGCGAAATACAATGAGCAGCCTTTGAGAGCAGGTGTCAAAGTCGCAGACGCAAGACCTATCAGCGAGATGAGTCCAATTATTCCGACTCCTGCACAGATTCAAGCAGGGATTCCTGAGATTCGGAACAAGTGGCGCGACAAATTTGGCGCTTAG